The window TTCTTTAATCTCCCAAATTCCCCACTCTCTTCCTTCGCTCTTCCATTTCCTTTCTGTTCTCTCGAAAAACTCAGGGAACTCTTCCTTTGTTCTCTTGCACTTTCCtctgctttttctttcttctcaaaCATTTCAAAATGCGAATGAGCTGTAATGGATGTCGGGTCCTCCGTAAAGGATGCAGTGAAAATTGTAGCATTAGACCCTGTTTACAATGGATCAAAAGCCCTGAATCCCAAGCAAACGCCACCGTTTTCCTCGCCAAGTTCTACGGCCGTGCCGGCCTCATGAACCTCATCAACGCCGGCCCCGAACATCTCCGCCCTGGTCAGTACCCTAAAATGCTTTTTATTTACCGTGACATTTGAGTTGCATAACCGGGcgtaattattttttctttacaactttacattattaacttaatataatatatattatatatatgtacatatatagaCTGCGAACTTTGTGGTGTTTGGATtgacgtttttttttttaattttcagcGATTTTTCGCTCATTATTATACGAGGCTTGTGGGCGGATAGTGAACCCGATATATGGATCGGTCGGGTTGTTGTGGTCCGGAAGCTGGCAGCTTTGTCAAGCCGCCGTGGAAGCTGTGCTTAAAGGTGCTCCAATCACGCCGATTGCTTCAGAAGCCGCCGCGAATGGTCAAGGACCGCCGCTAAAAGCATACGACATTCGGCATGTTTCTAAAGATGAGAACTCCGCCGCGTCCAACGAGCTTCACCGAGTTAAGACTCGGTGCCGAGTCAAGCGAACTGTCAAGCCGAAGGTGAGTAAGCCGGTGGTGGAGGAGGAGAATCGCAACCCCGAAGCCGAGGCGCAGTGTTACGCCGACGAGGGAAACCGGTCGACGAGTCACGAGTCGTCGTTGAGTCACCAGTCCGAGTTGGCCGTTATGGACGGGGATAGTAAAGAAACGGAGAGTATGATCTCGGTGGAAACAGCGGTGGCGTCACGCCTGTTTCCGGCGGAGCCGGAGTTCCGGTGTAAGGTTTCGGAGGAAAGGACGCCGGAGGGAAGCGGCGATGTTGGGCTAGAACTAACGCTAGGGTTTGTGCCGGTGATGTCACGTGCGTGTCACGTGGTGGTGCCCGTGAAGAAAAGGAGATTGGAAGCATATGGCACGTGCGAGGATAGCCAGACGTGTAAGGTAGAGCTGGGGCTCGAATATCCGGCTTAAAAGGCTTTGACATGCAAAAGGATAGTTTGGTCCAGTTTTGGCGGTTCCGTTTCggcttttgtttattttttacataGAAGAGTTGTgggcttttcttttctttttttgtaagttctttttgggtttctctctctcttttttctccctttatgaaaacaaaaaggaagagatgTACAAATGGGGTTTACATGAATAGAAGTGGTAAATTTATGGAGGGAAtcacaataattttaattttgcacAACATATTAGTATTGTATAGAATATAATTGTAGCAATCATCATATGTTTTAAGATAAGAggcaatgcatgtatgtcttTAGGAATGGAGCATGGGCTGTAGAGAGCTTCGATGTATGCTACTTTTAATGGGATTGTATTatgaaaatgaattaagtAATAAGTGGCATGATGATTGGACTAAACTCTGGAAGCTATGAATGGCTAAGATGGTGAATGTGGCCAGCTGGAGTGCTATACTCTTGGATTTGTGCGTTGAGCAGCCCTTACTTTGTGCTTCCTTCGATTGAGGCTTAGAGGGGTTTGTCAGTATGCGAAGCCATGTGACGCGGTTTTAATTCTGTTGT is drawn from Theobroma cacao cultivar B97-61/B2 chromosome 4, Criollo_cocoa_genome_V2, whole genome shotgun sequence and contains these coding sequences:
- the LOC18602061 gene encoding LOB domain-containing protein 41; this encodes MRMSCNGCRVLRKGCSENCSIRPCLQWIKSPESQANATVFLAKFYGRAGLMNLINAGPEHLRPAIFRSLLYEACGRIVNPIYGSVGLLWSGSWQLCQAAVEAVLKGAPITPIASEAAANGQGPPLKAYDIRHVSKDENSAASNELHRVKTRCRVKRTVKPKVSKPVVEEENRNPEAEAQCYADEGNRSTSHESSLSHQSELAVMDGDSKETESMISVETAVASRLFPAEPEFRCKVSEERTPEGSGDVGLELTLGFVPVMSRACHVVVPVKKRRLEAYGTCEDSQTCKVELGLEYPA